In Streptomyces capitiformicae, one genomic interval encodes:
- a CDS encoding ABC transporter substrate-binding protein, producing MRVPARLLPLTAATAASALLTGCFSSVGTEEAGSEGKRIRVAHMLPPRSGLSPLSDDAFKLSRWSTAETLVKLNAVGDAQPALATEWEQSGKSWTFTIRDGVTFHDGTKLTGEAVVNSLTVAATASPKPRILDGVELTAKADGNTVTVTTGTEDPLVPQRLSSPQLSILAAKAYKGKTVNPVGAGTGPFELTKVNGTSSASLDRYDGYWGGKAKAPGIDVKFVPDGTARAAALRTGEADIVEAIPVSQAAVLDQDLITEVPMPRTNTLYLNTEKGVFKDVSLRAAAREAIDAKSIVEGVYEGRADVAEGLLGPALPWAAELRSTVKRAAAGKPSGQTITIGTYSDRAELPEVAATLQQQLQKAGFKVKLDVREYANIESDALAGEFDAFILSRATVLDSGDPAAYLYSDFGSDGSFNLSQFADKTVDAALDKASETATGDARRKAVIEAEAAVLGTDAAVPMLHERVIQGDAAGVVDAAHDPRERELVTADTYVK from the coding sequence GTGCGCGTCCCCGCCCGTCTTCTCCCCTTGACCGCGGCCACCGCGGCCTCCGCCCTGCTCACGGGCTGCTTCTCGTCGGTGGGAACGGAGGAGGCAGGCAGCGAGGGCAAGCGCATACGTGTCGCGCACATGCTGCCGCCCCGCTCGGGTCTGTCCCCGCTCTCCGACGACGCGTTCAAGCTGTCCCGCTGGTCGACCGCCGAAACCCTGGTGAAGCTGAACGCGGTGGGCGACGCGCAGCCCGCGCTGGCCACCGAGTGGGAGCAGTCCGGCAAGAGCTGGACGTTCACGATCCGGGACGGCGTCACCTTCCACGACGGTACGAAGCTCACCGGTGAGGCCGTCGTCAACTCCCTCACCGTGGCCGCCACCGCCTCCCCCAAGCCCCGCATCCTCGACGGCGTGGAGCTGACCGCGAAGGCCGACGGCAACACCGTCACCGTCACGACCGGCACCGAGGACCCGCTGGTCCCGCAGCGCCTCAGCTCGCCCCAGCTGTCGATCCTCGCGGCGAAGGCGTACAAGGGGAAGACGGTGAACCCGGTCGGCGCGGGCACCGGCCCCTTCGAGCTGACCAAGGTCAACGGCACCTCCTCCGCCTCCCTCGACCGCTACGACGGCTACTGGGGCGGCAAGGCCAAGGCCCCCGGCATCGACGTGAAGTTCGTGCCGGACGGCACCGCCCGCGCGGCCGCCCTGCGCACCGGCGAGGCCGACATCGTCGAGGCGATCCCGGTGTCGCAGGCCGCCGTGCTCGACCAGGACCTGATCACCGAGGTCCCGATGCCGCGCACCAACACCCTCTACCTGAACACCGAGAAGGGCGTCTTCAAGGACGTCTCGCTGCGCGCCGCCGCCCGCGAGGCCATCGACGCGAAGTCGATCGTCGAGGGTGTGTACGAGGGACGCGCGGACGTGGCCGAGGGTCTGCTCGGCCCGGCACTCCCCTGGGCCGCCGAGCTGCGCTCCACGGTGAAGCGCGCCGCGGCGGGCAAGCCCTCCGGCCAGACCATCACCATCGGTACCTACAGCGACCGCGCCGAGCTGCCCGAGGTCGCGGCCACGCTCCAGCAGCAGCTGCAGAAGGCCGGGTTCAAGGTGAAGCTCGACGTGCGCGAGTACGCCAACATCGAATCCGACGCGCTGGCGGGCGAGTTCGACGCGTTCATCCTCTCCCGGGCGACCGTCCTCGACTCCGGCGACCCGGCCGCGTACCTCTACAGCGACTTCGGCTCCGACGGCTCCTTCAACCTCTCCCAGTTCGCCGACAAGACGGTCGACGCGGCCCTGGACAAGGCCTCCGAGACCGCCACCGGTGACGCCCGCCGCAAGGCGGTCATCGAGGCCGAGGCCGCCGTGCTCGGCACCGACGCCGCCGTCCCGATGCTGCACGAGCGCGTCATCCAGGGCGACGCGGCCGGGGTCGTGGACGCGGCCCACGACCCGCGCGAGCGGGAGCTGGTCACGGCCGACACCTACGTCAAGTGA